In a single window of the Anas acuta chromosome 24, bAnaAcu1.1, whole genome shotgun sequence genome:
- the LOC137843919 gene encoding LOW QUALITY PROTEIN: triggering receptor expressed on myeloid cells 2-like (The sequence of the model RefSeq protein was modified relative to this genomic sequence to represent the inferred CDS: deleted 2 bases in 1 codon), whose translation MEKLTHLILLLLSASCAADNVTLVYGEEGGTISINCTYNPRQQRWREKSWCKQIDETKCQHVVSARRFWLPFLKNRNGTTAISDDVHKGVLTVTMKRLKKQDTGLYQCRTDFLGETNTLQKVQVKVLTAVLETQMPEEPRAVHSISSIHPEADFTVFYVFGGLLAVKFVVAVLIFVISKSGKNRETEENNSSLNEQRVLPFPGDLVKHAHDGISSSSRALLRAEPRQSTGK comes from the exons CATCCTGTGCTGCAGACAACGTCACCCTGGTGTACGGAGAGGAGGGGGGGACCATATCTATCAATTGTACCTACAACCCCCGGCAGCAGCGGTGGAGAGAAAAGAGCTGGTGCAAGCAGATCGATGAGACCAAGTGCCAACACGTGGTGAGCGCCCGCCGCTTCTGGCTGCCCTTCCTGAAGAACAGGAACGGCACCACTGCCATCAGTGATGACGTCCACAAAGGGGTCCTGACGGTGACCATGAAGCGACTCAAGAAGCAGGACACTGGGCTGTACCAGTGCAGGACCGACTTCTTGGGGGAAACAAACACCTTACAGAAGGTGCAAGTGAAAGTGCTGACAG CTGTCCTGGAAACCCAAATGCCAGAGGAGCCTAGAGCTGTGCACAGCATCTCCAG CATCCATCCTGAAGCTGACTTCACTGTCTTCTACGTCTTTGGCGGACTCCTGGCTGTCAAGTTTGTGGTGGCCGTGCTGATC TTTGTCATTAGCAAGAGTGGGAAAAACAGAGAGACAGAGGAGAACAACTCAAGCCTGAATGAACAGCGGGTCCTCCCCTTCCCTGGTGACCTCGTAAAGCATGCACATGATGGAATCAGCTCCTCCTCGAGAGCACTGCTTAGAGCTGAACCAAGACAATCGACGGGGAAATGA